The Pseudomonadota bacterium genomic interval TTATCCATAAATAACTCCTTTATTAATGGGTGTGAACATTACCGTCACCATGGTCGTGAGCGGTAGGTGCAAGTTGAATTTTCTTCTCATATCCTTCCAGCGCAGAAGGTTTAGGCGCATTTGCCGCATCCATTTCCTTGTGCACATGGTAGTGATCATCTTTGTTTAGCGGATAATCATCTGGATATTTTGTGTGCTCGTAGCCGTGTAACTGCATAAGAAGAAGCAGGAAACCAACGATAATCAGACCGACGTTAGATGCATTACTGAAATGCTTGAATGATTCTGTTTTCCTCCAACCTGAAAGGATAAACAACATAACACTAAGAGCAACAATCTGACCAACCTCAACACCGACGTTAAAGGCCAAGATACGTAATACGATACCTTCGTCACCTAATGGAAGTTGCTGTAAGCGAGTTGAAAGTCCAAAACCATGGATAAGACCAAATGCAAAAACCATTCCTACAAGGCTTGGAGCTTTAACTTGAAAATACTTCTTGAAGCCATCGAGGTTATCAAATCCCTTGTAACAAACAGTAAGCGCGATTACAGCGTCCACAAGGAAGTAATTAGCCTGAATGCCATAAAGTGTTGCAAATATAAGCGTGATAGAGTGACCGATAGTAAAAGCGGTAATGAACTTAACAATATCTTTAAACTTGGTTAGGAAGAAGATTACTCCAAATAGGAATAATAAATGGTCATAGCCAGTAAGCATGTGGC includes:
- a CDS encoding HupE/UreJ family protein; the encoded protein is MKALFFTICIFLLTNQAFAHGMSEADKQKILDAGYWEYLELGASHMLTGYDHLLFLFGVIFFLTKFKDIVKFITAFTIGHSITLIFATLYGIQANYFLVDAVIALTVCYKGFDNLDGFKKYFQVKAPSLVGMVFAFGLIHGFGLSTRLQQLPLGDEGIVLRILAFNVGVEVGQIVALSVMLFILSGWRKTESFKHFSNASNVGLIIVGFLLLLMQLHGYEHTKYPDDYPLNKDDHYHVHKEMDAANAPKPSALEGYEKKIQLAPTAHDHGDGNVHTH